One window of Armatimonadota bacterium genomic DNA carries:
- a CDS encoding methyltransferase domain-containing protein: MGVTASEGTVSSHPAPGRSPGPRGTVPSLPTAVAELHDHRRIWWARPLLRSAYADAWAELFAFAAPGPSLEIGCGCGSLDGALPRCWKSDIVALPWADLAADALRLPVRTGALANIAGTDVLHHLPRPFDFLAEAVRALRPGGRLLLLEPFMSRLSYPVYRYLHHEPADLGSDPGYCAGGNQALPTLLLWRHPELVAARAPRLEIIHCRPRDAIVYPLSGGYSYPPLLPRALARAAWRVERRLRRWMPAIGFRLAIALRRREGH; encoded by the coding sequence GTGGGTGTGACGGCAAGCGAGGGGACCGTTTCTTCCCACCCCGCGCCTGGCCGCAGCCCTGGGCCACGGGGAACTGTCCCCTCGCTCCCGACGGCGGTCGCCGAACTGCATGACCACCGACGCATCTGGTGGGCGCGGCCGCTGCTGCGCAGCGCCTATGCCGACGCGTGGGCGGAGCTGTTCGCCTTCGCCGCGCCCGGGCCCAGCCTCGAGATCGGCTGCGGCTGCGGCAGCCTCGACGGCGCCCTGCCGCGCTGCTGGAAGAGCGATATCGTTGCCCTGCCCTGGGCCGACCTCGCGGCCGACGCCCTGCGCCTGCCCGTGCGCACCGGGGCGCTGGCCAACATCGCCGGCACCGATGTGCTCCACCACCTCCCGCGACCCTTTGACTTCCTGGCCGAGGCGGTCCGCGCGCTGCGCCCCGGCGGCCGCCTGCTGCTGCTCGAGCCCTTCATGTCGCGGCTGAGCTATCCCGTCTATCGCTACCTGCACCATGAACCGGCCGACCTGGGCAGCGATCCCGGGTACTGCGCAGGCGGCAACCAGGCGCTGCCGACCCTGCTGCTGTGGCGCCACCCCGAGCTGGTCGCCGCGCGCGCGCCGCGGTTGGAGATTATTCATTGCCGCCCGCGCGACGCCATCGTCTATCCGCTGTCGGGGGGGTATTCCTATCCGCCCCTGCTGCCGCGAGCGCTGGCGCGCGCGGCCTGGCGGGTGGAGCGGCGGCTGCGGCGCTGGATGCCGGCCATCGGCTTTCGCCTGGCGATCGCTCTGCGCCGCAGGGAGGGACACTGA